From Aegilops tauschii subsp. strangulata cultivar AL8/78 chromosome 5, Aet v6.0, whole genome shotgun sequence:
GTTGAGTACTGGACACGAGTTTTGGATAACAGTGAATGGAAGCACCAAAATGATGAAAATTGATATCATGCCAACCTTGATGATCAGCTACATATATCTACCAGTCAACCTCCAGGCTCCAGCCTTGCTTCTCTTACTGTGCTCTGTTCCCCTAGTACAATAGATAGATACGAGAAAGAACGTCTGGCCAATATCTGGATAGCCCACGGATTGATATGTTGCACTGACACGCATAGACGACTGGAAGACATTGGGAGTGAATTTTTCGATGGTCTGGTCGAATGGGGATTTCTCCAAAAGGAATTTGAATCGGGAAGGTTTCTTACCATGCATGATCTCATTCATGATTTGGCACAGAATGTTTCATCTGATGAGAGCTTCAGCACAGAGAACAATGAGCCTAGAGCTGCATCACGGCTTGTCCCGTCATGTCAGCATAATCACGGCTTGTCCGTcatggggtgggggtgggggtgggggtggggggatAGCGTGGACCGACAAAGTGCTGGTGAAACTGTACGTTGAGCCGAAAGATTATGAGTGTGTTTGGTTTGGGAATGAGGTGGAAAAAATGGCATGGTTCCATTTCATTAGAATGGGTTGGTTTTGTCCTTATGTTTGGCAGGAGCAGTTTCGAGGAATGGAATAGTTACATTTTGGTGTTCGGTTCGAGAGATGGAATGGAATAAAATTGTTCATCTCACTTCATTACATTGATTCATACcgaattactccctccgttcctaaatatttgtctttctagagatttcaacaagtgactacatacaaagcaaaataagtaaacctacactctaaaatatgtctacatacatccgtatgttgtaaccatttgaaatgtctagaaagacaaatatttgggaacggagggagtagattttTGATAGAAACCTAAACTGATTGCTGAGCACTTGATTACATCACTTATAATGAACAGATGTACTTGACGCTGCAGTACAGAACACCCACGGAACACTGAATGCTGAATACAGAAGGATAGATGCACAGAATACACAAGGCCAGATGCACTTAAGCTGCAGTATATTGATTCTGGAGTTCAGGTCCTGCAAAAAACACCCACGGCGAATGTGACTGCACACCACGGGCTCCTCGGTCCGTGCGATGAATTTGTGCAAAAATTTGGGACCAGTTAGTGCAAAAATTCGATGCAACAATGAATTTGCCTGTGGTCCCTTCAAAATCTCAAACTGGGGGAAAAACATCATGTTACCAAGAAAGTTTACCAATTTAACTTTTTGGATCGAATGAAACTCAAATGTGTCCAAGAAAATCACAGAAGGTAACaaatgtttcaaaaacaaatatcACAGAAGGTGGCTGCTAGCACTACAAATTTACTAGTAGTTGGCAAGAGAAAATTAGTTGTCATGGAATCGCATACAGTAAAACAGTTTATGTTGCCTTAACGGTTAGTAAATTGATTACTGCGTTGGGGTAGCAAAAGCTCTGCTTTTACACTATATatacaaggggggggggggggggggtaaaactGTACAAAGGCCAAATTCAGGAATAAAACTGTACAAAGGGTGCAAAGAAGTGGAAGAAAAGGCTCGACTAGCAGGTCGAGATCAACACGAATTAGGCAAAGGCGGAAACGCCATGAAGAATTCTCCGGTTACGCTCTACCTCCAAATATGTCAAGCAACCACTGAAGCCAGAGCACTCCTTAATCTTTTGGGAGATGCGCATGACTTGTTAATCTCTGCGTATTAGCGTCTCTTCAAGGGACAATCTGAATGGCACATAGATGCCCAGATCCATGTTAGAGCATGGACGGGCTGGAACGATGCTGACACTAGCTGCTCCATGTTTCAGCAACCTATTTCTGCAGGTACACGTCCATACCGCTGCAACTTCGCCAAGAGCCACACGGCCGCGCACATGCAGCATTTCTTGCCTCTATATATATGGATCACGCTGCAGCGGTGGTTTTGTCTCCGGCATCAATCAGCATCAAATTAAGGCCGCAGTTTACTAAGTCATATTGAGTTCTTCGACAATCTCGGTTATACTGGGCCTCTTTGCTCGATCGTCCTCCACACATCTTAACGCCATCTCGATGCATTTCTGAACCTCCAGTAATGCTTCCGTCGACATTGCATTTGCCTGCACCCGGCTGGACCAGTTTCCGGTAACCTGCAACAGTGGAAATAATGGTGCCACACGCGGAAATAAGACACGGACCGAAAAATGATAAATGATAGGACTGAGATACCTGCTTTTATTTTGTTCTTACATGTTCAACGAATTCCTTGGGAGACTTATATACACATTTGAAATTGTAGTAGCCCTCTGCTCCTGCTATTACTTGTATGATTATAATACCCAGGCTGAACACATCAAACTTCGAGGAGATTTGTAGCCCGTACGTGTACTCTGGTGGCATGTATATACTGCATGCATGCACACGGTgtcaaataaaaaaaattgtatgaaaATCTACAGTCGCCTAGCAAAGAAACTGAAACTGATAACATGAAAATGAAAGCGAATCCAGTGACATGATTTTTATTCACACAATGACCTATGTTTCTGGACGCAGGTAGTATATTTTACGAGGTATATCATATATCAACTTACCGTGTTCCTGAATTTGTTTTTGTGACAAATGTTCCCATTGAACCAAGAAGTCTTGACAAGCCAAAATCTCCAATTTTTGGTATCAGGTCCTTATCCAGCAATATGTTTGCAGGTTTTAAGTCCAGATGGTAAATAGGATCTTTGGATCCCGTGTGAAGATGCTTTAAACCCTGACATATCCCTTTAATTATTCTGTAACGTGCCTCCCAACTTATTAATTCATCTGTACAAGCAAACATAATTTTATCCATGCACATTAACATAGAAAAATTAAGTATAGAGGGTTGTCATGTATATACCGGAAAGAAGCTCCTCAAGGGTTCCACCCTGCATGTATTCCAAACATAGAGCTATTTCTTGCTCGTCAGCAACAACAAATCTCCCTTGGTACTCAACAACTTTATCTCGTATTTCATAGCAGTAGCCAACCAATCTTATGATATTTTGATGTTGGGCCCTCATAAGATTCAGAAGCTCATTCTTAAAACCAGCTTCGACTAGTTCGGGCTGGTTGTACAGTTTCTTCACGGCAATCACTTCCCCGTTATCAAGTACTCCCTGTTCAAAATCCCATGTTTAAAAGTAATAATGCAAGGGTTCAGGTAGCTAGTGTAGTGGTGGCATCTGTTTAAAAGTATTATTTTTTTCGTAAAATGCGCTTAATTTTCCTCCCAGCAACCTTTCCACCAACTGATGCACATATAACTTTGCGGTTGTAAAGTAGAAGATACAAGTAAATAATCATACTTCACACAAAAGCCTTAGAAACTACTCCCTATCCACCACAAACAATTATACGCTGCTTACAAAAATTAACGGGAGAGGAAATTACTGCCTTGGTGCTGCACTTGTATCCTGTAACATGGCTGGCTAAAATGTCACTCTCTCATATCTCCTCACCTTCACACAGCATTTTAAATATACCTTTTTGGTGGGCTTTGTGCTGATCATGGGCATGCTGTGCTTTCGCCAGTAGCCTAGAATGTTCCTTGGCTGAATTCTAAACCATAAATTATTCTGTCGTGTGTGCGGCAACCCAGAGTGAATGTTTGCCAAAGGAAACAAGATGCGTCCCTAAAATGTTTAAAATAAATTGTTGTTTTGTTCAAATAGTGTCTTGCTTGATGTTGTGGTGCCATACCAGCATGCCGCTAAGCTAATTCATTCATTTGGCGTATACTCGAAGCAGAACATCATTTGCATCTCATCGGTTTACACATATCCTTCTTTGTGCTCTACAACTTTGTTTCGCATAGTAGCCAGTTAATCTGACAATATTTTCATGTCCAAACGTGTAATCTAACTCATTTTGGAAACGATGATGGTCAGGCAACCCTGTGTCCTCCTTAAAATCTTCACAACAAGTTTTTTTTCCCATCCTCAGAGTCCCTATTTTTTAGGATCCAACTCTAGGAATATAATCGATTCTTAGTTTGTTGACCAGAGGCGTTACAGTTAGGTGTATACTCAAAAAATGTAAACGCTAGTTGACCATAGTAGGAGTATATACCTTGTAAACCCTTCCATACCCACCCGTGCCAAGTAATTGCTTTTCAGAGAAACCATCTGTCATGCGATGGAGTTCCTCGAACGTCATTGCCCTCAGCTCAGTAGCATGCATGCTTTCAGCTTCAGCAAGCCCTTGGTAAAACTATCAAGATATCAGGGAGATGTATATATGTATAAACTCATTGAACATAATTCAAACATTTTTTCTTTTCATCAAAGGTATAAAACTATTGGAATTACTATCACTGACGATGACTCCAAGTCAGCTCGCTCCCGCAGTGTCGTCATTGTCAATGCTTTCTAGCAACCCCTTCACTTGGAAACCTGAATCCCGCTTCACCAGCAGTTCCCCTCCTCGGCGCCCGCACTCCACCCCCAATCTCATCAAATCTCTCCATGAGAGATTGGGCACCGAGTGCGGCGTCTCCACTTCCTTTCCCCTCGCGTGTCGGCGGCTGAACGTGCCAGCAGCGATCTTGATCCATCAAAGGCCACACAGTTTCTCGCCAGCTTCAGGAAGGAGGGGTTTCACCTCAGAGGATAGAGAGTGGCAGAGCAGCACTGGAGGTGAGGCTCTGGCCCACCCGGTGGGTGCTGGAGAGCGGTGGGGTTTGGGGAGGTCTAGGTGAGAGCAAACACAAGTCATTTTTTCAATCGCTTCCCACTTTTGTCACTATTTTCTACAAAAATATTATATCGTCATGGTGTACTACTATAAGCTAAGCGCATGTATTGATAAGCCCTAAGCTGATAAATAAAGGGAGCACAAAATGTCAACAGCCATGCCCAAAATTAGCGAGTCAACATATATGAGTATATACAAAGGTTATTTATATACCGTACCAGCTTGTGTATAGGTGGTTTCGGATCTTCCTTTAACATCTGCTCCATCTTAGAATCTAGTTCCTTGAGCTCACCCATGATTTCTCTTACGTAAGGTCTTTTGTCTCGTTCATCCTCCACACATTGCATTGCCAATTGAATACATGTCGTTACTCCTAGCAGGTCTGTTCTGTCCCATCTATAACCTTGGGATGTCTGCATATTTGTCTTCCAATATTCTTGTACCTGTCAAGTTGCATTCAATATATATTGTGTTATCTACCACTCGCATCGAAAGCaaggaaaacaaaacaaaaaggaACAGAGAAATTATCTTACACTCTCAATAAACTCTTGTTGAATTTTTGGGGAAAAATTCGGACGATGACGCGCGTCCCAATAATCGTCATAGCCCTTTTTCCCAGCCATCATGTGGAAAATTATGACTCCGAGACTGAACACGTCAGTCTTTGGTGACACCCCACGACTGTCTCTGTATTCTTGTGGCATGAACCCACTGCATGACAACATATATATGCTCAGTAAATATTTATAAACCGAACTGGGTTATATATCTACACATGAGCCGTATACATATATTAACTTACATTGTTCTCCTCATAAAGCTTATTTGGTGGGTATATGAACTACCAAAGAGCTGGGGTAAACCAAAATCTCCTATTTTGGGTACCAATTCTTCATCCAGCAATACATTTTCCAGCTTTAGGTCCAGATGGAAAAGCTTACGTTCTCCTCCTTTGTGAAGGTGGTGCAGGCCCTCGCAAGTCCCAGTGATTATTTTGTAGGTTGTCCGCCAATCATGTATGCATGAGTCGTCTGCATAAGGGGAAGAAAACAATGTCATAGCATGGCGTAATCATATTTCATCAACTGCAACCTAAATGGTATAGCATATTTGAGGTACATCACCATGCATCATACCAGAAATATGCTTGGCAAGGCTTCCTCCCTTCATATATTCAAAGCAGAGTGCCCTTTCTATTACTTGAGACCAAATTAATTGTCCCTTGTATTCCACATCTCTACATGATATCTCATAGCAGTAACCAATCATCCGTATGACATTTTTATGCCGAACCTTCTTGAGGTTACGAAATTCATTTTCCAATGCCTCATCATCAATTCCATGGATGGGAAAAAGCTTCTTCACAGCTATTTCTTCTCCATTAAGTAATCCCTGTTTATTGATCAAGGATTGGTTGGTTGCTAGATAGGGGTACCAATATTCATCCAGTATTTACAGAAAACATTGTATGATAAGTTCTacaacaaaaattatatatgtaactATACATACCTTGTAAACTTCTCCATAGCCACCAATACCAATTTTCATGTTTTCCGAAAAATCATCTGTGATTGTTTTTAACATATCGAAACACATAGGCGGTGCATCCGACGAGGACATTTTCTCCATTAAGTACTGCATTGGACGTCGTTATTTTTTTCCAAGAGAGCCTTCAGTAAGACAATATATATGTATCTTAGATTTAATATTCACCAACAACAGTTGTGGCTGGAAATTAGTAAAAGTAGTCTAATACCAAAGAATACCAAAACCACTATATCTCGAAGAGTTTTTGCCTCCAGGTTTACCCACTTGTGTGAATGTGACTTCTTGATCAGCTGGATGGTGACACGTGTATTATTTTGGTAGATTACCGTGTAGAATCACGCGGTGGCCGTAGACCTTCGATGAAAATTTTGTTAACTGATTCGCATTTTCGCGTGTGCACTTGGGGTGTCTTTAGCGATTTTGGTTCAGATGATTGTTTGATCTTGAAAGCAACCTATGGGCGTTTGGGCTGTTGATGCATTTTTTTTTTGGGATGTGGCTGTGTACAAATGCATGTGTGGGCATATATGCATCGGCTAAATTTTTTGAACGTCCTTGCTTCACTGCCGTGTGCTTCTAGCCGTTTATGTTGTAATTAAGTCGGCCATGCGGTGTGTTGGTTTCCAGTTTTGCTTTCGTCGTCGGGAACAGACAAGAAACAAGCAAATCGATGCTCAGCAAAGGAACATGGGCAAATCAGTCACCACATGCATGCAGACCAATCAGAACACATTGCTTGGATATGCGGCCGACCAATAGCAGTCTGACGAAGCGATGATCGGGGGATGGGCAACTACGTCAAGTTACAAGGCACATGCGCAGGCAGCGAGACGGGCAACTACATCCAATTACAAGACGACAGAGGGATATGGCCAAGACAGCCACCGCACCGCTCGGGCGCGATTCTAGGCTAGATACAGGACATTCCTTCTCTCTCCCTCGCATGTGCGCTGCATGCATCCCGTCCAATCCACCGCTTTCGTTGCTTTCTTATCTACCTCACCGCTTACTTCTTTCTTATCTCTTCTTCTTCTAGATGCCTCTGTGGCTTACCACCCTTGATGATCGAGGTGTTTTCCGGAAGATTCCGGTTGAATCATCCACCGCCATAAGCATCTATAAATCTCTCCTTCCTCTTCTCTGTGGTCATCACTCGCTTTTGCATCTCAACCGAAGCACCACCGAGAAATAGCGTCGGCACAAAACATCGAGCCTCTCTCCGCTTCTCTCGTGTGGGATGGAAAGGAGCTTCGTTTACCACCTCGCCGGGCATGGCCCTCCCTCCTAGGCTCCTCCTTTCTTCGACGTGCAGTACGGAACAAGCTCGGCCATCGCGAGCAGTGGAGCCGCGCTCCAAGGTTCAGAGTGGCTTCCCGCGGGCTCTCCCCACGCTGCACCTCCGGACTTGCCGGGAAGGAGCTGCGTCCAGCCTCCGTCGCTGCTACTCTGCCGAGCGAGAAACTGCATCATTGTCGCTACCATGTGGAGGTTGTCGATGTCCACCATGGGACAGCGAGGTGTTCGACGGCCGACGGGCACGCCTACGAGCTGGTTCCACTTGGGCGCCTCAAAGACATGGGTGACCGCCGGCGACGTGTCCCTGGCGTCGCTGGACGCGATCGCTTCCCTGGAGTAGTTGGCGACGGTGCACGAGATTGGCGGCCTGCTTGGCTCGGTCACTTCTCGGTGATAGTAAAAGAAGGACAAAATTATTAACTACATACGGTGTATATATAATTCTGACTATTTGCGTCTCTTTACTACTTCATCATAGGAGCTAATCCAATGGGAGGCTACACCAGATGATCTAATCTGGCAATGACTCGCACCACGTTCGGCAAAATAAATCATCCCTACTAGAGATGTGTCATCGTGTATTTCCCTGTTTGTTCACATGCATCATCCCCCATCTTTTTTTTCCTACATCCATAGTTTTTCATGCGATCATCTGGCATCCCAAAATAACAACACTTATTACAAAGAAGAAACATAATCCATATAACCGCACCGTATCGACGGGCGCGGCGTGCCGCAGCGCGGGGGTAAGCTAGTTATATCCATAGACATACAGCTGGTGCTTGTCTTGTGAATCCTAAATATATCATGATGGATACTATTTCTGCAGTGACCAGCAAAATAACTGGAATAAAATAAACTTCATCGGTCAGGAAAATCCCTAAGCTAGGCAAGCACCACATAAGCGAGAATCCCACTTCACGACCCGGTTGGATTTAGCAACAAATTTCCAGTCTAGAAATACAAATATTTCTGTTTTCAATGGGAAACTGGTTGAGATAATCTACTAGCTATTTCCAAATAACTATAAGACTTCAAAGAGTTTGTGCAGCCAAATAGCAGTATATCACTCCAGCTAAACAAACATCTACGGAACAGAAAGACCGACATGCTATCTCCAAATAGCATTAGTGTACACTGAAGACACATATGCAAGTACTAGTGAGCTGTGAGGATCCAATATGGGATAGAAAGAAGATCATAGTTATGACTAGAACAGCTTTCTCTTTGATACAAGCATCTAATATGGGATAGCAAAGTCAGTAGATCTACCCGAAGTAGCATGAATAGAAATGCAAATCTTGCCTCAGGGCCACCTCTAACATGCTAATCACTGGCAATTATAGAGATAACATTGGGAGAAGCTGCACATCACTAATCTCGGGTACAGTCTACCAATAATTATCGATCCATATTGCTGGGATTGCAGCTGGAGAATGGAGAGAATAAACAAAACAGGGAAACTGAAGTGGCCAAGATACAAATCGGCAGATGCACGTCCAACAACTTGCTCCGGACCCAGTCGCCGTCCTCGTCCATGCCCAGGAACTTAGAGAGAGATGGGCGGCGATGGGAACCGGCGATGAGGGGGGAGGAGAGAGGGGAGGAGCCGTTGGGGAGAAGCAGATAGGGGAGGAGAGGAGCAGACGCTTACTGGAAGAAGGCCAGgtccccggcggcggcggcggcgcgcgcggggaCGCCTTCACATTAACAACTGGACAGATCTCTAGCTGGAGGAATCAAACATGTTCTCATTAGGAACCCTATAAGGTATATACACTATGGAGATTGGTCCTGACCTGAGATTAAAGAAGTCCTTCTCCATCTAATTACCATttcttaggctggtcatagtggggagtaacttatactagtgtcatgcatatgacactagtctaagttactacctcTATAATGTAAAGTAGTGTTATAGGTTGCTTCATTTATTAGCTCATAGACTCATTTTGACTCGGGAAACGCTATGTTatagtaacatattatgttaccacaaaCACCTTTTTCCTCATTAAATACTTGCCACGTAAGTAAAATTGTCTTGAGATGTGTTAAGTTActacctaagttactcccactatggctagccttatTTTCTAGAGAAATTTCTTGGCAAGATGACAAAGTAGTGGTCCTCCCGCGTCATTGCTAGCTTGACTTAAGAACTAAGGCCCTGTTCATTTCAAAGGATCCTAAACCATAGGAAAGTATAAAAGTGTTGGAATAGGGAAGCCTTGTAGGTACAATACGGAGGAATTGAAAATAGAACAAAGAAACAGTAGCTAAGCGTTGTGGACGTCGGATGGATAAGAGAGGGTTGCGGGAAGTTGTACCAGTACCAACCACGCATTAGCAGAGCCATGATAATTTTTTATTCACATGCTAGCCATTCTTCCTCACGCATGGACCCACCCTAGCATATTTTATTTAGCTTATCAGTGGGTAGCCTCGGGCTTCCGCAAAAAAAAAAGGTCAGGGCAGATTTGTTGATTCCTATGGAATCGTCACTGTTAGCAATCCTTTCCTCTGATGTACTTAGTAAATTCCTTTGTACCGAATACAGCAAAGGGAAAAGAAACCATGGAATCCACAATTTTTTTGGAATGTCTAGAAATCCTTTGAAGCAAACGGGGCCTaactagtggatgtgtgattggaatTGTCTAAATGTATTTTCTTTTGTGACTTGGTTGTTCCTCCTTCTCCCCCCTTCAAGTGTGGAAAGATTGAGCCTCTACCCATATCACTAATCCAACTATTAAAGCAAGCTTCATCTTTTTGTAGTATTCCTCTACTGACTTGGTGCCTTGTATGAGAAGTTGGAGCTTCCTGAAAAGGTCACGAGTGTAGTGGTGTGGGCATAAATTTTGCTCTCATGACTTCCTTCATGGCATTCCAAGTTTTTTTTTGAACTTTGTCATTCCAAGTGGTGACATTGTCTTCTCCTTGTTCTCATCTTCTCTCAATGAGTTGTTCCCACCATATGAAAGCATACTCGTTGAACTTGAGGGATGCCATAGCGATCTTCTTATATCTTTATCATAGTTGTATAAGTGGAAGATCTTGTCCACTTTGAGTGCTCATGATAAGAAGTGCATACTTTTTTATTTACAGTGTTTTTATGATGCGTTTTTCTGATAtttttctagtcaagttacattaTCCCCTGTGCCAGTTACAGAGAGCCAAATTGGAATGTCCCTCGCGAAGACACCGTCCAAATCTCCCACAAAGTCAATGACGAAACCTCCCAAAAAGTCATGCCGAAGAGGAGGAAACTCCATCTATAATATTTGTTTTAGTCACGAGAGAGAGTTATTTTGTGACGCTGTTATATGAAACTTCTTTGTTGTCAAGTTTGCGACATTTGAAGTTATTTTGTCAATAATTTTGTGAGACGTAAAATCACTTGGACTGCAAAAGATGGTCATGCATAAACTACCTATTAAGCCTTTTCCTCAATGCCACACTCTAGGGGACACTTTAAACAACTATTTTGTCATTTTAAGATATCGTGTGTTTGAATCAAAATTATGTGTGTTTTCATATATCTGGCCGTACCATAGCTGCCGGATTGTTGCATACACTAGGCACCACTTTTTTAACATGGGAAGGGACCGGAAGGTCCCAGAGCTGGCATTACTTGACAAAAGTTTTACAACACCGTGTAGAGGATCACAAAGGAAAACAAAATTATAACTAAGTCCTCCTACTTTACATACAAGACCCCAGAAGAAGAAACAAGAGCGCAATCGGGTGCATCCAGTACTGCTCTGTCTGTTCACACTTAAAATTGTTGCATCTCTGTTTAACTTTACAGCCCCCAAAGCAGGGGCGTCTAACGATTTGCCACACTGAAGTGCTTTACACAGGATTACTAACGCAAGACTTATGCCCGACGGGATTACAAGCCACACATATTAAACAAACTAGGTAATCGAATGGTGTAGGAACGTTGTCGTGTGTGGATCGTGCATGGAATCATCATGTGCATAGCAGTGCTCTTTGCCACAACCTCGCCTGAGCCAGCAACCCGTACATTCGGCTATGTTCTCACGATAGTCCTCCAGAACTCCGAAGCCTGGGTCTGATTCCAGTTAGGCTTCTTCCTCAGCTCTCAAACCGTCAGCATATGTCCGGACCACGGAAGTCATCCAACGCAAATCTATATCGGTCTACGTCGCAGCCCGGATACACTTTCTTTCTCAATTTGAAAACAAAGTGAGGGTGCGGTTGTCTGAGCAGCAGCCATGTAGTACTCCGACACCCCCGGGCTGCCCAATCCCCCATCCCGTCCCCATTTACTTTCACTCCGCCCCTAAGCACCAAGAAAATACGAccggggtgtaaacggtggagggggcaccgcacacggttagaCAATGTTCTTGTATGTTGGACGCCCcctccctcatatatataggtgggagggagaggggagaggccaaggggcgccccaagtaggtctgaatcctacttgggcttgccctaggccccccctttccttcttttGGCACTaaggggaaggaagggggaggtggcgccccccccccctcctttcctttctcccacaagggggggggggggaaggcaggaggaggtggcgcccccctttccttcttctaaggccggcggccagggagagggcgcgccagcccctctgtaggctggtgtgtgcctcttattggcccattaggcccatagacCTCCCGGAACCGCTTCCGGTGATCCGATGACTACCCAGTGCACTCCGaaactattccggtgtccgaataccatcgtcctatatatcaatctttacctctcgaccattttgagactccttgtcatgtccgtgatcttatccgggactccaaacaacattcgtcaccaaatcatataactcatataacactatatcgtcaatgaacgttaagcgtgcggaccctacgggttcgaaaactatgtagacatgaccgagacacctcaccagtcagtaaccaatagcggaacctggatgcccatattggctcctacatattctacgaagatctttatcagtcgaagaatttatgtaattccctttgtccatcggtatgcccgagattcgatcgtcggtatcttcatacctagttcaatcacgttaccggcaagtctctttactcgttccgtaatacatcatcctgtaactaactcattagtcactttgcttgcaaggcttcttatgatgtgtattaccgagagggcccagagatacctcttcgatactcggagtgacaaatcctactctcgatctatgctaactcaacaaacaccttcggagatacctgtagaggatctttatgatcacccagttacgttgtgatgtttgatagcacacaaggtattcctccggtatccgggagttgcataatctcatagtcggaggaatatgtatttgacatgaagaaagcaatggcaataaactgaacgatcaatatgctaagctaacggatgggtcttgtctatcacatcattctccaaatgatgtagaatgatgtgatcccgttcatcaaatgacaacacatgtctatggttaggaaacttaaccatctttgattaatgagctagtctagtagaggcttactagggacactgtgttttgtctatgtatccacacatgtatcaagtttccagttgatacaattctagcatgaataatagatatttatcatgatataaagaaatataaataacaactttattattgcctctagggcatatttccttcagtctctcacttgcactagagtcaataatctagattacaatgtaatgattctaacacccatggagtcttggtgttgatcatgttttgctcgtggaagaggcttagtcaacgggtctactacattcagatccgtatgtattttgcaaatctctatgtctccctccttgacttgatc
This genomic window contains:
- the LOC109787431 gene encoding receptor like protein kinase S.2 isoform X1, with the translated sequence MQYLMEKMSSSDAPPMCFDMLKTITDDFSENMKIGIGGYGEVYKGLLNGEEIAVKKLFPIHGIDDEALENEFRNLKKVRHKNVIRMIGYCYEISCRDVEYKGQLIWSQVIERALCFEYMKGGSLAKHISDDSCIHDWRTTYKIITGTCEGLHHLHKGGERKLFHLDLKLENVLLDEELVPKIGDFGLPQLFGSSYTHQISFMRRTIGFMPQEYRDSRGVSPKTDVFSLGVIIFHMMAGKKGYDDYWDARHRPNFSPKIQQEFIESVQEYWKTNMQTSQGYRWDRTDLLGVTTCIQLAMQCVEDERDKRPYVREIMGELKELDSKMEQMLKEDPKPPIHKLFYQGLAEAESMHATELRAMTFEELHRMTDGFSEKQLLGTGGYGRVYKGVLDNGEVIAVKKLYNQPELVEAGFKNELLNLMRAQHQNIIRLVGYCYEIRDKVVEYQGRFVVADEQEIALCLEYMQGGTLEELLSDELISWEARYRIIKGICQGLKHLHTGSKDPIYHLDLKPANILLDKDLIPKIGDFGLSRLLGSMGTFVTKTNSGTRIYMPPEYTYGLQISSKFDVFSLGIIIIQVIAGAEGYYNFKCVYKSPKEFVEHVTGNWSSRVQANAMSTEALLEVQKCIEMALRCVEDDRAKRPSITEIVEELNMT
- the LOC109787431 gene encoding uncharacterized protein isoform X2 — translated: MQYLMEKMSSSDAPPMCFDMLKTITDDFSENMKIGIGGYGEVYKGLLNGEEIAVKKLFPIHGIDDEALENEFRNLKKVRHKNVIRMIGYCYEISCRDVEYKGQLIWSQVIERALCFEYMKGGSLAKHISDDSCIHDWRTTYKIITGTCEGLHHLHKGGERKLFHLDLKLENVLLDEELVPKIGDFGLPQLFGSSYTHQISFMRRTIGFMPQEYRDSRGVSPKTDVFSLGVIIFHMMAGKKGYDDYWDARHRPNFSPKIQQEFIESVQEYWKTNMQTSQGYRWDRTDLLGVTTCIQLAMQCVEDERDKRPYVREIMGELKELDSKMEQMLKEDPKPPIHKLGVLDNGEVIAVKKLYNQPELVEAGFKNELLNLMRAQHQNIIRLVGYCYEIRDKVVEYQGRFVVADEQEIALCLEYMQGGTLEELLSDELISWEARYRIIKGICQGLKHLHTGSKDPIYHLDLKPANILLDKDLIPKIGDFGLSRLLGSMGTFVTKTNSGTRIYMPPEYTYGLQISSKFDVFSLGIIIIQVIAGAEGYYNFKCVYKSPKEFVEHVTGNWSSRVQANAMSTEALLEVQKCIEMALRCVEDDRAKRPSITEIVEELNMT